CGATGACTGTGCGCTTCAGATGGCGAAGTATGGCGAGGAGGAGCCTCCAGTGGTAGGTGGCCGCCACCAGCAGACCCAGGGAACAGGCACCAGGTCCAAGTACTCCGTTCTCTCAGTCCGTGAACagacataaataaaaataataaaaataaaaaaattcatacatatttttctaaatattaaaatttatgtgaatacctttctaaaattgatatttagatGTGTACtcttataaaatatttgttttgcatgtatattctttattttttttttttcttacatatGTGCCCGCACCATTTAACACTATCAAAAAATTagcggtttaaaattaaaaatgattgAAATATCTTTAATAGGTAGgtatgtaaaaaaaatatttataaaggtatatatatgtaaataataCTTTgcgaggatatttatgcactttcatatatttaggaggatttacatgcaaaaaattctaattttatttttttctatttcagcCTATTTTAATACTCGAATTTGTCGAGGATGACCTTCTACTACATGGCCGTATAGATTGTTAATAAGTCTGAAGAGTTCGAAGTCTAATGATTTTGCTTAGGAATGATTGATGTTGTTTTTCTATCTATGAGCATAACATTAGTAAAAAAGCCTGATCATTGCAATATATCGTATGCCTTTAAGAGATTCTAATCTTTTTCTATATTCTAAATATATACTCTTATATATGCATTtataacaataaatattataagctATATTTCGATAAAATAAGATATAAAGGTTGTTATAAATGAAGAGGAATAAAGTAAAATAGTTTCATAATTAGTAAAAAAACTTTCATAACTCTTTTTGTTATCAAATTGTCGTATCAAtctttttttaagtaatattttTATGGAAAATATTAAGAAGCAGGCACTAGACAAATCTAAGCGTTAAAGCAGgttgaaatagaaaaaattaaaattaaaattttttgcatgtaaatcctcctaaatatataaaattgcataaataccttcgtaaagtattatttgcatatatacccttataaatattttcttttgcatatctactcattaaggatatttcagtcattttcaaTTGTAAACTGCTATTTTTTTGACGGCGTTAGAAGGTGTGGGCGcatatgcaagaaaaaagaaaataaaggatatatatgcaaaacaaatattttataaaggtatacatgtaaatattaattttaggagggtattcatgtaaaTTTCAATATTTCGGAGAATATGTATGTAAAAAagcctaaaaataaaaaattagtatCTTGTAGCCAAACCGTTCCACCTCACTTGTGGAGGGCAGGAGCACCTCGTTAGGTTTTTGGACTTATTTGGCttgttagaaaaaaaatttcatactgaaatatatttttttttgaaaaactaaTATATGAGTATATGATAGCTAAAAATAATTTCTACATATTTAATTGATTATAAAAAAACAGCATATTCTGGACTGACTTATATTTAATTAAgcagaaaaattatataaaatattttaacaaaagaaaaaaatttccttcattctatctaaaagtttaaaagtatttttggaaatATGCCAACGACCCGATCTATAGTTTGGAGAGACTGGCCAATATGTATCTAACTTGGGTCTGAATCAGGTTAGAAAACGCCAACGACCGGTATTTGATTCAAAACTTGGGGAACCAAATTAAGTCAAATCCAAACCAAATTCTTTGTAATTAAGACTCCCAACCCAACCTGACCTAGAGAAAACTAATAAACCAATCTAAGCTAAAATTTATTTGTATCGACAAAGTCTCCTATCAAGCCGACTTAAATTTGGTCCGATTAACCCAAACCAACGAAACTTGATTCAACACCATATTGTTGACCTTGTAAGATTTGGTATTGGATTAGGCTTAGGTTTTGCGTACTTGAGTCCATTGTCGGGTTTAACATGTTCGGTCACTAAAGAAGAGAAAATGAGGACGTTGCTGCAATTCGCGATATAAgaataaaataagaaagaaaaggtTATGCATCGAGCGAATAAACCAGAGGTTTCTCCTCATCAAGCGGCTGCTAAATAATCATGACAATAGCTCTCAGCAGTAATGCATTTTGACGATGCTGTGAGCGCAATTAGCATTTGATAAATACCATCCACCCTGCATCACCCTTCAGGCGAAAGcaaatatgaaaatattaaaaaaaatcttgcaaCTGAAAAGTTGAAATATTGTATCTAGTCATTATAGAGTTACGTGAAACAGAGTATGGATGGGAAGATAGCTGGGTCTCCCCAAGAATACATAGAGAAAATGACGACTTTGCTGCAATCCTCAATGTTAGGATAAAATAAGAAAAGGTTACACATCAAAAAATAAGCCAGAGGGTTTCTCATCAAGTGGCTACTAAATAATCATGATAATAGCTttcagcagctatgtattctgacTGCCGTGCGCATAATTGGCATTTGACAAACACCATCCACTCTGCATCACCTTCAAGCACAACCACAAGCTCCACTTTGCTCAGAATATATGAACAATGTCATAAGCAAATCTGAAAATGTCAAAGATCTTGCAACTGAAAAGTTGAAGCACCATATCAATCTTGTTATTATACAGTTATGTGAAAGAGTATGGAAGGTAGGACAGCTGAGTTTTCTCCGAGGAATACATCAGATTCCGCCATCCCCGCACCgccaaacattaaaaaaaaaaaaaaccttcctGTTTTATTGTGTACGGTCTATAAGTGCTGGATGCAAAGCCTTTTGAATTGTAATATGGCcgataaaaagtaataagagTTCAGCTTGTGAAGTATTCAAGTGAAGGCAGTTGTAGGTGCAAGCTCAAGTTCTTCAAGTTGTCTTTGGTATAAAGTGCAAGCAAGAGTCTTTTGAAGATCAGTTTTTGAATATTTAAATCAAAGAGcaaaaaataagtaaaaatCTTATATATAAAATTGCTTTTAAACTAGATACTGAAACATATGAGCAATGCTCTCTGACATGACTCTCATACAGAAGATACACAGCTGTGTGCGACCTTCCTATTGCTCAAGCTGGTAACAGCTAGAATCCGAGCAATAGAATTGCTACATATTGGTTGTCTTTCCTTTTTCTGAGCTTTCTTTGGTACCCTAACACTGTTCGATAAGGAAGTATTTATCAAGGGGGTACATGTGCAGTCATTTTCACAAAACTCCTTTTAATATTATTTCTTGGATATTGAAGATTAGTTGGTTATCTGTGAAAATACTCCTATATAATTTCTTTTATAGCTACATACACAAAGATACAACAGAGAGAAGACATAGGATAGTTTAATGTGGCAATCACTTGCTAAGGTTAAAGTTgctaatatttctttttcacaaCCAATTTTTAGTGACGAAATAGGAAAGTAATGAGACAACTAAGGGTGACCTGATTTTGCATAAGGAATTTAGTGAATAAATGGtagtgaaaaatataaatccattAAAACAAGCAAGTTAAAGAATACGTAAAAACATAAACTTTCTACTCTGATAAAAGGATACGTCCAGAACAGCACGAAGGACTGCAAACACATAATTAACATAATGTTAGAGAAAATATTTAGCAGTATCAAGCAAAAAAAAGTGAGATAGAGATGCAAACAtggaaaatatattaaaatgaaaaaaagcatgctgaaaacaaaaatgattaaGCACAAACTAGCAAATTTTTCAAAAGACTCGTTTAATCAACAATCTATTTTCAGATAAGACTCTAGAAAGTCTTTCTTTCACATATTATAACCTCATCATTTTGGAggcattttatatttaattcaaATCAGAAGAGCCCTTTGGATACTAATCTTGACAGCGAGGGACACATACTATCTAAATCAGTATCCATTATACAATTTTTGAACTTTGTCACTTATTCCAACAATGCCATCTAAAGTGAGTCTATTCTGGATAATTAATATTATTCCAACATACTATCTACCATTCACCTAAATCTCCCAAGATCCCTCAATTTGATCCCAGATTCATGTCTAAAGCAAGAATCCAGCATTCCTAAGAAACTGATCAAACCAACAACAATTCTCTActtatgattttcaaaaataCATAATTTTTGCAAGCATCTTGTACAAGAAACTAAGAAAAAAATGGGTGGGATAATGACCATGATAGCTATGCAATGGTGGCCCTTACACATCGACTTCTCGGTGTTCTTGGCTCAATCTACATTAAGTACTCCCTCCACCAAGCTCCCAATAGCAAAGagtttggatcatcatcaatttGGGGTTGAACCGGAGAGGTCCAATCTCTAAATCATAGCCATCGATGATTTGCAAAAACACCATAATTGAGCCCCCTGTGGTACATGGGACAGCAGGTTGCATGATGCTGACTAAGACCCTCTCAATCACACCTGCTGCACAATACATGAATGGCCATGATTGAGAGACCGGACCTCTCCAATTCAACCCCCTGGAGAGGATCCTGGTTCTTAGCAAAAAACCCTTCCAGCAGGTTTGGAATCAGCTAACTAAAAATTGGAAAAGGGTGTTATAAACCTTATGACTCAGTTTTGAGGAGTAGCAATAGGCTTGTCAATACTTGAGCATTTGGAATTGGAACTGGTGCTAGGTGCTAGTTTGTGTCAGTACAGCGCATACAGGCCAGCATGAACTAGGCATGGCTGGTGCCTTGCTTCTTGGATTAATCCAATGATATTACATGGCTAGTTCATATACTTATTAGAATTGATCATTATTAGACTTTTCCCTTTGAAATCTACAATTTTATCTCCTGTCAAAACCTACTTATTTTCTAGCTATTCTTAATCTGCTGCTGATTTGATATTGGCTGAGTTTTGACAAAGAATAACTGTGAACTAACATGTTGAGTCCAAATTTTTATAAACCCATATGCCTTGCTTGTAATGAGACATTCTTTATAACTAAAAAAGTCTTAGACATATGATTTTtctctagaaaaaaaaatcaggaaaAACTAACTAGCTCATAATTCAAGAACAAACCAATAGTTGtgtataattattatttttttgcttCTTTTATTCATGTTATGCATTGTCTTCGTAGTGCATAAAAACAAATGGCAGAAGAACCACGTTGAATAGTTTCATTTCCTTCTAATGACATGCTGCCATGTCAGCAAAAACCCATATAAACAGTTTGCCTGCAGGGGTATTTAGTATAAATCAGAGAAAACGAATAACAGgaatttttggaaaaagaggaaaaaagttCTATATACATGCGTGCCAAGATGATCAAAGCCAACAAAAATCCACTAACCGACCCAAAATCCCGAAAATGCCACAAGTAACCTCATATGTTCTCTACGAAAACATCCTAATCCAACCTTATATAAAATCTCCCACTCCAAgacccctctcctctctctcttcctgaaGAGTATCAACCACCCAATTATTTTccgagctccaccaacccactCATATAAACACCATCCATCTCCAACCTCCTCTTCTTTAACCCTCAATCACAGATCGGCAATTTCCTTCTTCGAAGCCAGTTTAGGGTTCCGGTGTTGTCAAAGGCATGCCTCAATGCAAGGCAACAGTGAAGCCCATCTAAGCACTTCACCTGTAGTGAGGCAAAGCCCCTCTAGAGAGgtacaaaaaaaaagacttgaAGTTGTGTGCCTTGTTGAAGCTCTAAGTTGCAAAAAAAGATGCacctttttaaataaaaaattcaatCTCATAATTAGATCTGTAGTAATAaatctcaaccattgatcaaagCTGCACAATCTAAAAGCCAACAGAAATTAACTGAGAAGCTGATTCGGTAAGAGGAAACAGGAGAAGAGGAACTCTAGGGTTTGGTCTGGCAAGCTGCTTCTCTCTCTTGTGTGCAGCAACAAGCCATCGACCAAGTaagcttctcctcctccttcctcttcctcttcttcttcttctcctcctcctcctcctcttctcctcctcttctttggaCAGGGGTGTCCATGCCACTGTGTGAAACAAGGGGATGAAATCCCCCTTTTTGGGGAAAACAGAAACTCCAGGATTTGGTGTGGCACGGTTCACTCTCTTGTGCAGCAGCATCAAGCCATCAACCACgtaagcttcttcttcttcttcctcttcctccccctcctcctcatctTTGGACAGGTGCATCCATGCTATTGTGTGAAACGGTTCGTCTTTAGACGGGGCTATCCTTGCTAACATGTGAAACAAGGGGCTGAaagtcctcttcttcttcctcttcctcctcctctttggaTAGGGGCGTCATGCTACTATGTGAAACAAGAGGCCAAAATCCCCCATTTTGGTGCATCTTCTTCTTTGCACAGAGGCAGGAATCCATGCTACTGTGTGAAACAAGGGGCTGAAATCCCCCTTTTTttgctcctcctcttctcctctctagaCAGGGGCACCCATGCTACCATGTGAAATAGGGGGCCGAAGTCGCccttttttgttcatcttcttctttcaaCAGGGGTATCCATGCTACTATGTGGAAAAGaggaaagaggaaaaagaaggaagaggggaggGTGGTGGTGAGGAGGGGGGATGGAGGATCAGAAGTGGGAATCGGGAGAacataattaatataaaaaaaaatttccaaagtactatttgaaattttaggacAGGTTGCCTAAACCAGAGTGAGGAaactattatatatttataataaaggTCAAGTAATTAgttattgaagaataagttatcaGATAGTCACATCATTGATTGTAGCCCATATATGCGGGTGAGTGCATGCACTTGTCTACTTGCTGCTGATATATCAAGTGGAGAAACCAGTAAATCAAGTGGAGAAACAAGGTCATCTTTTCCTCTTCCCTCATCAGTGCCTACTGATAGTAGAAGTTTGTTGATATTTGTGTGTTGTCTTTATGGCATGGCATAGTTTATAAGGAGTTCCTCCAGACATCCAAATCTAATTAAATATTACCCAGAAATTCATATTAGATAGCAGTAAATCAAACAGAATGATTGTTTACCAAGTTTCAGGTGTGAGATTGTAGAACAAGAGAGGTAATAAACGGTAGTCCCGTACATATGTTCTCCAGGTTGTTATAACTTCTGAATTCTATCTAATACATTGTTGTCCAGCTGCAGACCTAAAGCCAATTAGAAGCTGCATTGGAGTCGACACATCAACTCTATTAAGCAATCAACAGAAGTTTGGAGTTCATATTATCCTAAAtgatagaaagaaaaaagatctgGTATTCTAACCCCTAGGAAATGGTTGCTATATTATATTACACATGAAAAAACTGTTCACAAATTTCCACCAAGGAAACCAATCAAAGGATGTGCAGGATTTGATATTGCATCCATGTTACTAGAGAATAAAAGAAGTTTTTTATAACTTTTGAAGCAAGAAGCCTTAAACATTATGCATCAGGAAGATAACAGGTACATGTTTAGGCATAGTTACTAGAATTTCTTACAAGACAATTGGCCAGGAAATAGACATTTCATGTATTACAGAAGCAATTATAAACTTGCACTTTGCTAGAAATATTATAGACAGACAAACTCCACAACCAATATAAATGATTTAGAATCATACCATGAGGCCGCCCAGAAATCCATCAACTACAATTCTGTTCCAAGAATCAAAGTATTTCTGGATCGAAAATTTTGCCTTTGCAGCAAATCCCAAAGAAGCGATTGCCATAATCAAGAAGTAAAAAATGAAGCCCATCAAGCCAGTAAATCCCCAAATTCCAGCAACCACTCCACCAATGATAGACAAGAAGGTACGACTGCAGAAACAGAAGTTCGCTGCTCAGTTTTCTGTTAGATGGTTTTCCACCCATTCTGGAAGCAacgtagcaaacccaattgcaGTTTGGATAAGGCATCTAATTGCTACATCAGTTGAAATTAACAATAACAATATTTTTAAGCAAACCAACATTGACTCTTAACCACATGAAGCAAGAAGgtaaatttacaagaaacaaCTCACAAATTTTGCAAATAATTTAaactgaaaataaataaaaaatgccCAAGTTGTCATCTGCCTAATGAGATTCCTGATGCAAACTTTCCTTAGCAACCATAATTGATTTCTTGCCCACAGCATTCTGAACATAAATTTACATATTTTACATCGTTGCGCAAAATGGATGCCATGCTCAACAGAAACCCAAAACATTATTTTCCATTTCACCCAAGGAAGTTTGCACTTAAATTTCTGTAAACATCATTATAGCAAATTTTTAATCCttcactttgtttcttgaataaaaGATTCCATTTTTTACTCAATAAACTCTTCAATTTACTTTTATCATTTGCATCTCCTAGATCAAGATCTGCAAAACAAGGATCCTATAATGAAACAATCATCCTCCAACATGATAGAGGAAGGCCAATCAGCTGAAATTCCATAACTAGAGCAACAAATTCATATTCAATCATTATTGATCAATCATGTGAGCATCCACAGTGTCCAATCACTGAAGAGAAGATCCATGAGCATTCAATGTTATTACCCAAGACCCTATGCTTTGAAGATCCATTCGTTGATGCTTTACCAGATCCATCATTGTAATTGTTAATTGACTGGTGATTGAAAGATGTGCAATTGTTAATCGACATGAAATAGAGCCATTGTCTAATGATCTGAATGCAAATAGGTCATGTGTTGGTTTGCATCATCAAGTTTTTGAAATCCAAGAACAAGGACCATGCAAGTTATGCCATCAAAAAGATCCGAGGGATGAGATCTATTCAGCAGAAGTAAATGATGCATCTAAAGGTTGCAGATTGTCAAAGCGAGAACAGATCTATTtcgcttttaatttttttctgttgtttttatttatttaatcttTAGTGGGTTTATGTTAATCTATGGCTGAGATCTTTGCATCTAAAGCCTTAAGAGATAATTAAATAAGTCATGTTATTGTAGCTGGTACTAGTCATGATATCATTCATGCTACACTACCCGGGAGTTTCTAATGCTCGTTTGGTGATTAAGGATTGCATTAGGGATTTTCTATTGTTATAAAAGGGGCATTGAGTCTATTAATGTAGTCTTGGAATGGTTATGCAAATTTTGTCGGAttgaaagtaggctgcaggccttttctcttctctttcttttcccctATTCCTTCTACTTTTTATGATCCATTATTTTCTCCCCTTTGCATATTGATCGAGATTGAATCAGATTTGAAGAAAATTGGTTATTATCTATATTTTTGGTGGAGCCGTTGATCTTTTATGAGGCTACATTGGGGCAATAAAACTTTAACTGGATTTCAGAACACATTAAGAATTTTAATAGAAGACAATTAGTTTCATTCCTTATCTAAAGGATTCTTATGTTGGTGAGATGATAACAGCCAATTCTCTACATATTGAAGCCAGTGATAAAAGTTCAAGAGAGGATATGTGCCGCCTGAATATATCTCAGTTTTAGTTCTTATAAATTTGTTGTTTGCATGTGAGAGGACTGAAGATCAGTGTAAAGCGAAGCCTACTTTCAAACCGGAGAtcaattgttttcttttttaatctGTCTCCGGTATTCTTGCTTTCTGTTTGGGCATAAAATTGATATTCTACGAAATATTTGGGTTACCAGTGTGCCTCTCACACTCGGAGAAGCATTGACCAGCTTACTGGTAACAAATTGCATATTAAATAATGGACCAAGACCACATTTGCAGGTATATTAACTACGCTGTTTTGTTATATTGATGTCCTGTTGTTATAGCAACTTGCTTAAAGATTGCCAACTAAGTTTCACCTTGCATTTCTTGTTCAAGGAGTTTGTACCTATCTTCTATCCACTTGTCAAAATAATAAGGAATCCTTTGTTTCTAATTCTATTTTATACTTTTGTTTCTATTCTTTTAAGCCAATCAACCTTTTGTTCTTGAAGACGAATTTCAAGCCTAAGCTTTGTTATGATGAGGTGTGACCACACAAATTCCTATTGCAATACTCTTAACCTCTATAATTATCCCCATAATATGAATAGTATATCATTTTctgcaatgtggtttctataaTTCTCTCCAGTCTTTGTTCTTCAACCATCTGGTCTTTGAAACCTTAAGTCTTGTTCCCTAAACCTCACTTCATAATGCCAATTGGTCCTAGGACACTTCTAACTCGTCCTAACATTTGTTCTCTAACTATCTCTTAAATCTTCATAAACGTAATTAATAACAACAACAAAGAAGGCTGGAAACGTCCATTAATTACAGATGTATGAAACCTCTATAAAGAgacaaaaaaatatcttttaaacTACTAAAAAATAGTCTACATGGCAAAGATAAAAATAAGGTCAAAAATGTGATAAAAATGAGGTCCAACAGAGTAGCTCATAATTATATTACCCTGAATCCCAGGGACACCTGAGAGGCAAAATTAGCAACAGAATAGTCTACATGCAGAGAGGAGAGTGTCAAAAATCCAAGCTTTAAGACCATACGCTACATATTTCTAAGCACGCACAAAGTAAAAGAACAAATCTCTTATAAGACAGCAGTGCGCAAAGTTACACCCAGATGTCACGAGTAATAAGAACATGAGCAACTTTTAAGTATCATAGAATTATCATGTAAAACTTGAATTTATAGAGGCAATATTCTCTCAAAAACCATGAATCTATTCATAAATTGATGTTAGGGCTTGAGATTGGACCTATAGTAGAT
This portion of the Phoenix dactylifera cultivar Barhee BC4 chromosome 11, palm_55x_up_171113_PBpolish2nd_filt_p, whole genome shotgun sequence genome encodes:
- the LOC103715156 gene encoding ER membrane protein complex subunit 6 isoform X2; amino-acid sequence: MAVHEDGRASGKRFHEDDDDMPIFNAENLQSNMKSIYYSRTFLSIIGGVVAGIWGFTGLMGFIFYFLIMAIASLGFAAKAKFSIQKYFDSWNRIVVDGFLGGLMSFVLFWTFAYDIVHIF
- the LOC103715156 gene encoding ER membrane protein complex subunit 6 isoform X1 — translated: MAVHEDGRASGKRFHEDDDDMPIFNAENLQSNMKSIYYSRTFLSIIGGVVAGIWGFTGLMGFIFYFLIMAIASLGFAAKAKFSIQKYFDSWNRIVVDGFLGGLMSFVLFWTYPFIRVESLCFYICL